The following coding sequences lie in one Burkholderia cepacia genomic window:
- the odhB gene encoding 2-oxoglutarate dehydrogenase complex dihydrolipoyllysine-residue succinyltransferase gives MAIVEVKVPQLSESVSEATMLQWKKKPGEAVAQDEILIELETDKVVLEVPAPAAGVLAQVLQNDGDTVVADQLIATIDTEAKAGAAEAAAGAAEVKPAAAPAAAAPVAQPAAATASSSATASPAASKLLAEKGLSAGDVAGSGRDGRVTKGDALAAGSAPKAAPAAAPAKAAAKPSLPEVKVPASATTWLNDRPEQRVPMSRLRARIAERLLESQQTNAILTTFNEVNMAPVMELRNKYKDKFEKEHGVKLGFMSFFVKAAVHALKKFPLVNASIDGNDIVYHGYFDIGIAVGSPRGLVVPILRNADQLSLAEIEKKIAEFGQKAKDGKLSIEEMTGGTFSISNGGVFGSMLSTPIINPPQSAILGVHATKERPVVENGQIVIRPINYLALSYDHRIIDGREAVLSLVAMKDALEDPARLLLDL, from the coding sequence ATGGCTATCGTAGAAGTCAAAGTCCCCCAGCTTTCGGAGTCGGTTTCGGAAGCGACCATGCTGCAGTGGAAGAAGAAGCCGGGCGAAGCAGTCGCGCAGGACGAAATCCTGATCGAACTCGAGACCGACAAGGTCGTGCTCGAAGTGCCGGCACCGGCAGCGGGCGTGCTCGCGCAAGTGCTGCAGAACGACGGTGATACGGTCGTTGCCGACCAGCTGATCGCGACGATCGACACCGAAGCGAAGGCAGGTGCCGCCGAAGCAGCGGCGGGCGCCGCTGAAGTCAAGCCGGCAGCAGCGCCTGCTGCAGCCGCGCCGGTTGCACAGCCGGCCGCCGCAACGGCATCGAGCTCGGCTACGGCATCGCCGGCCGCATCGAAGCTGCTGGCCGAGAAGGGCCTGTCGGCAGGCGACGTCGCAGGTTCGGGCCGCGACGGCCGCGTCACGAAGGGCGACGCGCTGGCCGCTGGCAGCGCACCGAAGGCTGCTCCGGCTGCCGCACCGGCAAAGGCCGCGGCGAAGCCGTCGCTGCCGGAAGTGAAGGTGCCGGCGTCGGCGACGACCTGGCTGAACGATCGTCCGGAACAGCGTGTGCCGATGTCGCGCCTGCGTGCGCGTATCGCCGAGCGTCTGCTCGAATCGCAGCAGACCAACGCGATCCTGACGACGTTCAACGAAGTCAACATGGCTCCGGTCATGGAACTGCGCAACAAGTACAAGGACAAGTTCGAGAAGGAACATGGCGTGAAGCTCGGCTTCATGTCGTTCTTCGTGAAGGCGGCAGTGCACGCGCTGAAGAAGTTCCCGCTCGTGAACGCGTCGATCGACGGTAACGACATCGTCTACCACGGCTACTTCGACATCGGTATCGCTGTCGGCTCGCCGCGTGGCCTCGTCGTGCCGATCCTGCGCAACGCGGATCAACTGAGCCTCGCCGAGATCGAAAAGAAGATTGCCGAATTCGGCCAGAAGGCGAAGGACGGCAAGCTGTCGATCGAGGAAATGACGGGCGGTACGTTCTCGATCTCGAACGGCGGCGTGTTCGGCTCGATGCTGTCGACCCCGATCATCAACCCGCCGCAGTCGGCCATCCTCGGCGTGCACGCGACGAAGGAGCGCCCGGTTGTCGAAAACGGCCAGATCGTGATCCGTCCGATCAACTATCTCGCGCTGTCGTACGACCACCGCATCATCGACGGCCGCGAAGCCGTGCTGTCGCTCGTCGCGATGAAGGATGCGCTGGAAGATCCGGCCCGCCTGCTGCTCGACCTGTAA
- the lpdA gene encoding dihydrolipoyl dehydrogenase: MSKEFDVVVIGAGPGGYIAAIRAAQLGKTVACIEKWKNPAGALKLGGTCLNVGCIPSKALLASSEEFENTSHHLADHGITVDGVKIDVAKMLGRKDAIVEKMTSGIEFLFKKNKITWLKGHGKFTGKTDAGVQIEVSGEGETEVVTAKNVIIATGSKARHLPGIPVDNKIVSDNEGALTFDAVPKKLAVIGAGVIGLELGSVWRRLGAEVTVLEALPAFLGAADEALAKEAAKLFKKQGLDINLGVKIGEVKATADGVSIAYTDKDGNAQTLDADRLIVSVGRVPNTDNLGLEAIGLKANERGFIDVDDHCRTAVPNVYAIGDVVRGPMLAHKAEDEGVLVAEVIDGQKPHIDYNCIPWVIYTYPEIAWVGKTEQQLKAEGREIKSGKFPFSINGRALGMNAPDGFVKMIADAKTDELLGVHVIAANASDLIAEAVVAMEFKAASEDIARICHPHPSMSEVMREAALAVDKRSLNS; this comes from the coding sequence ATGTCCAAGGAATTTGACGTCGTCGTGATCGGCGCCGGCCCCGGCGGCTACATCGCCGCGATTCGCGCCGCGCAGCTCGGCAAGACCGTTGCCTGTATCGAGAAGTGGAAGAACCCGGCCGGCGCGCTGAAGCTCGGCGGCACGTGCCTGAACGTCGGCTGCATCCCGTCGAAGGCGCTGCTCGCGTCGTCGGAAGAATTCGAGAACACGTCGCATCACCTGGCCGACCACGGCATCACGGTCGACGGCGTGAAGATCGACGTCGCGAAGATGCTCGGTCGCAAGGACGCGATCGTCGAGAAGATGACGAGCGGGATCGAGTTCCTGTTCAAGAAGAACAAGATCACCTGGCTGAAGGGCCATGGCAAGTTCACCGGCAAGACCGACGCCGGCGTGCAGATCGAAGTGAGCGGCGAGGGTGAAACCGAAGTCGTCACCGCGAAGAACGTGATCATCGCGACGGGCTCGAAGGCGCGTCACCTGCCGGGCATCCCGGTCGACAACAAGATCGTGTCGGACAACGAAGGTGCGCTGACGTTCGACGCGGTGCCGAAGAAGCTCGCCGTGATCGGCGCAGGCGTGATCGGCCTCGAGCTCGGCTCGGTGTGGCGCCGCCTGGGTGCCGAAGTGACGGTGCTCGAAGCGCTGCCGGCATTCCTCGGCGCAGCCGACGAAGCGCTCGCCAAGGAAGCGGCCAAGCTGTTCAAGAAGCAGGGCCTCGACATCAATCTCGGCGTGAAGATCGGTGAAGTGAAGGCGACCGCCGACGGTGTGTCGATCGCCTACACGGACAAGGACGGCAACGCGCAGACGCTCGACGCCGACCGCCTGATTGTGTCGGTCGGCCGCGTGCCGAACACCGACAACCTCGGCCTCGAGGCAATCGGCCTGAAGGCGAACGAGCGCGGCTTCATCGACGTCGACGATCATTGCCGTACGGCGGTGCCGAACGTGTACGCGATCGGCGACGTGGTGCGTGGCCCGATGCTCGCGCACAAGGCGGAAGACGAAGGCGTGCTGGTCGCGGAAGTGATCGACGGCCAGAAGCCGCACATCGACTACAACTGCATTCCGTGGGTGATCTACACGTACCCGGAAATCGCATGGGTCGGCAAGACGGAGCAGCAGCTGAAGGCGGAAGGCCGCGAGATCAAGTCGGGCAAGTTCCCGTTCTCGATCAACGGCCGCGCGCTCGGCATGAACGCGCCGGACGGCTTCGTGAAGATGATCGCGGATGCGAAGACCGACGAACTGCTCGGCGTGCACGTGATCGCCGCGAACGCGTCGGACCTGATCGCGGAAGCCGTGGTGGCGATGGAATTCAAGGCGGCGTCGGAAGACATCGCCCGCATCTGCCATCCGCACCCGTCGATGTCGGAAGTGATGCGCGAAGCGGCGCTCGCCGTCGACAAGCGCTCGCTGAACAGCTGA
- a CDS encoding 2-oxoglutarate dehydrogenase E1 component, whose protein sequence is MSDVMKQFQLNSYLFGGNASYVEELYDAYLNNPASVPENWREYFDALQNVPATDGSSANDVAHFPIVESFAERAKANAFIPRESSTNLAAARKQVHVQSLISAYRFLGSQWANLDPLKRRERPAIPELEPAFYDFSEGDLDQTYSASNLYFGFDQASLRDIVKGLRDTYCGTIGAEYMYISDPEQKRWWQERLESTRATPNFSADEKKHILNRLTAAEGLERYLHTKYVGQKRFSLEGGESFIAAMDEVVQHAGKSGVQEIIIGMAHRGRLNVLVNTLGKMPADLFAEFEGKHVDDLPAGDVKYHKGFSSDVSTQGGPVHLSLAFNPSHLEIVNPVVEGSAKARMDRRGDEDGLQVLPVQIHGDAAFAGQGVVMETLNLAQTRGYGTHGTLHIVINNQIGFTTSDPRDARSTLYCTDVVKMIEAPVLHVNGDDPEAVILATQIAIDYRMQFHKDVVIDIVCFRKLGHNEQDTPAVTQPLMYKKIAQHPGTRALYAEKLVQQGVITAEDADGYVKAYRKAMDDGHHTVDPVLSNYKSKYAVDWVPFLNRKWTDAADTAVPLAELKRLGERITTVPENFKVHPLVERVINDRRNMARGDQPLDWGMGEHLAFASLVASGYSVRLTGQDSGRGTFTHRHAVLHDQNRERWNDGTYVPLQNIAEGQAKFTVIDSVLSEEAVLGFEYGYSTAEPNTLVLWEAQFGDFVNGAQVVIDQFISSGEVKWGRVSGLTMLLPHGYEGQGPEHSSTRIERFLQLCADHNMQVVQPTTPAQIFHLLRRQMIRLFRKPLIIATPKSLLRHKEAVSDLSELAKGSFQPVLGETDGGIDAKKVKRVLACSGRVYYDLVAHRREAKANDVAIIRIEQLYPFAHKQFEAEMKKYENATEVVWVQDEPQNQGPWFYVEHHLKEGMKEGQKLAYSGRPASASPAVGYYAKHYEQQKALIEGAFGRLKSGSIAK, encoded by the coding sequence ATGTCAGATGTAATGAAGCAGTTTCAGCTGAACTCCTATCTGTTCGGCGGCAATGCTTCGTACGTTGAAGAACTGTACGATGCATACCTCAACAATCCGGCGTCGGTGCCGGAGAACTGGCGAGAGTATTTCGACGCGCTGCAGAACGTTCCTGCAACGGACGGCTCGAGTGCCAATGACGTCGCTCATTTCCCGATCGTCGAATCGTTCGCCGAGCGTGCGAAGGCCAATGCCTTCATCCCGCGCGAAAGCAGCACCAACCTTGCTGCAGCGCGCAAGCAAGTTCATGTGCAGTCCCTCATCAGCGCTTATCGCTTCCTTGGCTCGCAATGGGCCAATCTCGATCCGCTGAAGCGTCGCGAACGTCCCGCCATTCCCGAACTCGAACCCGCGTTCTACGACTTCTCCGAAGGCGACCTCGACCAGACGTACAGCGCCAGCAACCTGTATTTCGGTTTCGACCAGGCTTCGCTGCGCGACATCGTCAAGGGCCTGCGTGACACGTACTGCGGCACGATCGGCGCCGAGTACATGTACATCAGCGACCCGGAGCAGAAGCGCTGGTGGCAGGAGCGCCTGGAATCGACCCGCGCGACGCCGAACTTCTCGGCAGACGAGAAGAAGCACATCCTGAATCGCCTGACGGCCGCTGAAGGCCTCGAGCGCTACCTGCACACCAAGTACGTCGGCCAGAAGCGCTTCTCGCTCGAAGGCGGCGAAAGCTTCATCGCGGCGATGGACGAAGTCGTCCAGCACGCAGGCAAGAGCGGCGTGCAGGAAATCATCATCGGCATGGCCCACCGCGGTCGTCTGAACGTGCTGGTCAACACGCTGGGCAAGATGCCGGCCGACCTGTTCGCCGAATTCGAAGGCAAGCACGTCGACGACCTGCCGGCAGGCGACGTGAAGTACCACAAGGGCTTCTCGTCGGACGTGTCGACGCAAGGCGGCCCGGTCCACCTGTCGCTCGCGTTCAACCCGTCGCACCTCGAAATCGTGAACCCGGTGGTCGAAGGTTCCGCGAAGGCACGGATGGACCGTCGCGGCGACGAAGACGGCCTGCAAGTGCTGCCGGTGCAGATCCACGGCGACGCGGCCTTCGCTGGCCAGGGCGTCGTGATGGAAACGCTGAACCTCGCGCAGACGCGCGGTTACGGCACGCACGGCACGCTGCACATCGTCATCAACAACCAGATCGGCTTCACGACGTCCGACCCGCGCGACGCGCGCTCGACGCTGTACTGTACCGACGTGGTCAAGATGATCGAGGCGCCGGTGCTGCACGTGAACGGCGACGATCCGGAAGCCGTGATCCTCGCGACGCAGATCGCGATCGATTACCGGATGCAGTTCCACAAGGATGTCGTGATCGACATCGTCTGCTTCCGCAAGCTGGGTCACAACGAGCAGGACACGCCGGCCGTCACGCAGCCGCTGATGTACAAGAAGATCGCGCAGCACCCGGGCACCCGTGCGCTGTACGCCGAGAAGCTCGTGCAGCAGGGCGTGATCACGGCGGAAGACGCCGACGGCTACGTGAAGGCGTACCGCAAGGCGATGGACGACGGTCACCACACGGTCGACCCGGTCCTGTCGAACTACAAGAGCAAGTACGCGGTCGACTGGGTTCCGTTCCTGAACCGCAAGTGGACGGATGCGGCCGACACAGCCGTGCCGCTCGCCGAACTGAAGCGTCTCGGCGAACGCATCACGACGGTCCCGGAAAACTTCAAGGTCCACCCGCTCGTCGAGCGCGTGATCAACGACCGCCGCAACATGGCGCGTGGCGACCAGCCGCTCGACTGGGGCATGGGCGAACACCTGGCATTCGCGTCGCTCGTCGCATCGGGCTACTCGGTGCGCCTGACGGGCCAGGACTCGGGCCGCGGCACGTTCACGCACCGCCACGCGGTGCTGCACGACCAGAACCGCGAGCGCTGGAACGACGGTACGTACGTGCCGCTGCAGAACATCGCCGAAGGCCAGGCGAAGTTCACGGTGATCGACTCGGTGCTGTCGGAAGAAGCGGTGCTGGGCTTCGAATACGGTTACTCGACCGCCGAGCCGAACACGCTCGTGCTGTGGGAAGCGCAGTTCGGCGACTTCGTCAACGGCGCACAGGTCGTGATCGACCAGTTCATCTCGTCGGGCGAAGTGAAGTGGGGCCGCGTGTCGGGTCTCACGATGCTGCTGCCGCACGGCTACGAAGGGCAAGGTCCGGAACACTCGTCGACGCGTATCGAGCGTTTCCTGCAGCTGTGTGCAGATCACAACATGCAGGTCGTTCAGCCGACGACGCCGGCGCAGATTTTCCACCTGCTGCGCCGCCAGATGATCCGCCTGTTCCGCAAGCCGCTGATCATCGCAACGCCGAAGTCGCTGCTGCGTCACAAGGAAGCGGTGTCGGACCTGTCGGAACTGGCGAAGGGTTCGTTCCAGCCGGTGCTGGGCGAGACCGACGGCGGCATCGACGCGAAGAAGGTCAAGCGCGTGCTGGCCTGCTCGGGCCGCGTGTATTACGACCTCGTTGCGCATCGCCGCGAAGCGAAGGCGAACGACGTCGCGATCATCCGTATCGAGCAGCTGTATCCGTTCGCGCACAAGCAGTTCGAAGCCGAAATGAAGAAGTACGAGAACGCGACTGAAGTGGTCTGGGTGCAGGACGAGCCGCAGAACCAGGGCCCCTGGTTCTACGTCGAGCACCACCTGAAGGAAGGCATGAAGGAAGGGCAGAAGCTGGCATACAGCGGCCGTCCGGCTTCGGCCTCGCCGGCGGTTGGCTACTACGCGAAGCACTACGAGCAGCAGAAGGCCCTGATCGAAGGTGCTTTCGGCCGCCTGAAGAGCGGATCGATCGCGAAATAA
- a CDS encoding efflux transporter outer membrane subunit yields MKSSPLSVRAGSCRAAVAAAVAAFALVGCANYIGIKSDKQIAPASQFESAQSLPAQGGQWPALDWANQFGDPQLPKLIDEALQGNPSIAQAQARIAKASSYIESSRSNLMPKAEASYSWTRELYSSNALFPPPYGGQWYSENNALASASWELDLWGKNRERLHTAVSQEKSAEADMQQARITLASSVARTYNSLAQLYALRDIAKREISNRETVGKITDGRVSAGLDTNVERQTARGNIATTQASLSDLDGQITTVRYQLAALLGKGPDRGLQIAAPVMNPTAEVVLPGNLPADLVSRRPDIVAARWQVEAAMHDVKEAKAEFYPDVNLAAGFGFDAFGWGKFLNFASRQAQFGPAIHLPIFDAGALRAQLKGRYADFDLSVANYNQTLISALNDVATQVASIRAVDRQMGDAQNALDASTRAYDLAVIRYKAGLSPQLQVLTADSNRLASEQTVTNLKMRRRDMQLALIKALGGGFDATGTPLAAPDAAKPTKQAAN; encoded by the coding sequence ATGAAATCCTCCCCGTTGTCCGTGCGCGCCGGGTCGTGCCGCGCTGCCGTTGCCGCCGCGGTCGCCGCATTCGCACTGGTAGGCTGCGCAAACTACATCGGCATCAAAAGCGACAAGCAGATCGCCCCGGCATCGCAATTCGAATCCGCCCAGAGCCTCCCGGCCCAGGGCGGCCAGTGGCCGGCGCTCGACTGGGCCAACCAGTTCGGTGATCCGCAACTGCCGAAGCTGATCGACGAAGCGCTGCAGGGCAATCCGTCGATCGCGCAGGCGCAGGCACGCATCGCGAAGGCATCGTCGTACATCGAATCGTCGCGTTCGAACCTGATGCCGAAGGCCGAAGCCAGCTACTCATGGACGCGCGAGCTGTACTCGTCGAACGCGCTGTTCCCGCCCCCGTACGGCGGCCAGTGGTACAGCGAGAACAACGCGCTCGCGAGCGCGTCGTGGGAACTCGACCTGTGGGGCAAGAACCGCGAACGCCTGCACACCGCCGTGTCGCAGGAGAAGTCCGCCGAAGCCGACATGCAGCAGGCGCGCATCACGCTCGCGTCGTCGGTCGCGCGCACCTACAACTCGCTCGCGCAGCTCTATGCGCTGCGCGACATCGCGAAACGCGAGATCTCCAATCGCGAAACGGTCGGCAAGATCACCGACGGCCGCGTGTCGGCCGGCCTCGATACCAACGTCGAGCGCCAGACGGCCCGCGGCAACATCGCGACGACGCAGGCTTCGCTGTCGGACCTCGACGGCCAGATCACGACGGTGCGCTACCAGCTCGCCGCGCTGCTCGGCAAGGGTCCGGATCGCGGGCTGCAGATCGCGGCGCCCGTGATGAACCCGACCGCTGAAGTCGTGCTGCCCGGCAACCTGCCGGCCGATCTCGTGTCGCGCCGCCCCGACATCGTCGCCGCGCGCTGGCAGGTCGAGGCCGCGATGCACGACGTCAAGGAAGCGAAGGCCGAGTTCTACCCCGACGTGAACCTCGCGGCCGGCTTCGGTTTCGATGCGTTCGGCTGGGGCAAATTCCTGAACTTCGCGAGCCGCCAGGCGCAGTTCGGCCCGGCGATCCACCTGCCGATCTTCGATGCCGGCGCGCTGCGCGCCCAGCTCAAGGGCCGCTATGCGGACTTCGACCTGTCGGTGGCGAACTACAACCAGACGCTGATCAGCGCGCTGAACGACGTCGCGACGCAGGTCGCGTCGATCCGCGCGGTCGACCGCCAGATGGGCGACGCGCAAAACGCACTCGACGCGTCGACGCGCGCCTACGATCTCGCGGTAATCCGTTACAAGGCCGGACTGTCGCCGCAACTGCAGGTGCTGACCGCGGACAGCAACCGTCTCGCATCCGAACAGACGGTGACCAACCTGAAGATGCGCCGTCGCGACATGCAGCTCGCGCTGATCAAGGCGCTGGGCGGCGGGTTCGATGCGACCGGTACGCCGCTCGCCGCGCCCGACGCAGCCAAGCCGACAAAACAGGCCGCCAACTGA
- the typA gene encoding translational GTPase TypA, with product MTRALRNIAIIAHVDHGKTTLVDQLLRQSGTFRDNQQVVERVMDSNDIEKERGITILAKNCAVEYEGTHVNIVDTPGHADFGGEVERVLSMVDSVLLLVDAVEGPMPQTRFVTKKALALGLKPIVVVNKIDRPGARIDWVINQTFDLFDKLGATEEQLDFPIVYASGLNGYASLDPAAREGDMRPLFEAILEHVPVRPADPEAPLQLQITSLDYSTYVGRIGVGRITRGRIKPGQPVVMRFGPEGDVLNRKINQVLSFKGLERVQVESAEAGDIVLINGIEDVGIGATICAVDTPEALPMITVDEPTLTMNFLVNSSPLAGREGKFVTSRQIRDRLMKELNHNVALRVKDTGDETVFEVSGRGELHLTILVENMRREGYELAVSRPRVVMQEIDGVRHEPFELLTVDVEDEHQGGVMEELGRRKGEMLDMASDGRGRTRLEYKISARGLIGFQSEFLTLTRGTGLMSHIFDSYAPVKDGSVFERRNGVLISQDDGAAVAYALWKLQDRGRMFVKPGDALYEGMIIGIHSRDNDLVVNPIKGKQLTNVRASGTDEAVRLVPPVQMSLEYAVEFIDDDELVEVTPQSIRLRKRFLKEHERRRASREGAVD from the coding sequence ATGACCCGCGCCCTTCGCAATATCGCCATCATCGCTCACGTCGACCACGGCAAGACGACGCTCGTCGACCAACTGCTTCGCCAGTCCGGCACCTTCCGCGACAACCAGCAAGTCGTCGAGCGTGTGATGGACTCGAACGACATCGAAAAGGAACGCGGGATCACGATTCTCGCGAAGAACTGCGCGGTCGAATACGAAGGCACGCACGTCAACATCGTCGACACCCCGGGGCACGCAGACTTCGGTGGTGAAGTCGAGCGCGTGCTGTCGATGGTCGACTCGGTGCTGCTGCTGGTCGACGCGGTCGAGGGCCCGATGCCGCAGACGCGCTTCGTCACGAAGAAGGCGCTGGCGCTCGGCCTGAAGCCGATCGTCGTCGTCAACAAGATCGACCGCCCGGGCGCACGGATCGACTGGGTGATCAATCAGACCTTCGACCTGTTCGACAAGCTCGGTGCAACCGAAGAGCAGCTCGACTTCCCGATCGTCTACGCGTCGGGCCTGAACGGCTACGCGTCGCTCGACCCGGCTGCGCGCGAAGGCGACATGCGCCCGCTGTTCGAGGCGATCCTCGAGCACGTGCCGGTTCGCCCGGCCGATCCGGAAGCGCCGCTGCAGCTCCAGATCACGTCGCTCGACTATTCGACGTACGTCGGCCGGATCGGCGTCGGCCGTATCACGCGCGGTCGCATCAAGCCGGGTCAGCCGGTCGTGATGCGTTTCGGCCCGGAAGGCGACGTGCTGAACCGCAAGATCAACCAGGTGCTGTCGTTCAAGGGCCTCGAGCGCGTGCAGGTCGAGTCGGCCGAAGCGGGCGACATCGTGCTGATCAACGGTATTGAAGACGTCGGCATCGGCGCGACGATCTGCGCGGTCGATACGCCGGAAGCGCTGCCGATGATTACCGTCGACGAACCGACGCTGACGATGAACTTCCTCGTCAACTCGTCGCCGCTCGCGGGCCGCGAAGGCAAGTTCGTGACGAGCCGCCAGATCCGCGACCGCCTGATGAAGGAACTGAACCACAACGTCGCCCTGCGCGTGAAGGACACGGGCGACGAAACGGTGTTCGAAGTGTCGGGCCGTGGCGAACTGCACCTGACGATTCTCGTCGAGAACATGCGCCGCGAAGGCTACGAGTTGGCCGTGTCGCGTCCGCGCGTCGTGATGCAGGAAATCGACGGCGTGCGTCACGAGCCGTTCGAGCTGCTGACCGTCGACGTCGAAGACGAACACCAGGGCGGCGTGATGGAAGAGCTCGGTCGCCGCAAGGGCGAAATGCTCGACATGGCGTCGGATGGCCGCGGCCGCACGCGTCTGGAATACAAGATCTCGGCACGTGGCCTGATCGGCTTCCAGAGCGAATTCCTGACGCTCACGCGCGGCACGGGTCTGATGAGCCACATCTTCGATTCGTACGCACCGGTCAAGGACGGTTCGGTCTTCGAGCGCCGCAACGGCGTGCTGATCTCGCAGGACGACGGCGCGGCCGTGGCCTACGCACTCTGGAAGCTGCAGGATCGCGGCCGCATGTTCGTGAAGCCGGGCGACGCGCTGTATGAGGGCATGATCATCGGCATCCACAGCCGCGACAACGACCTCGTCGTGAACCCGATCAAGGGCAAGCAGCTGACCAACGTGCGTGCGTCGGGTACCGACGAAGCCGTGCGTCTCGTGCCGCCGGTCCAGATGTCGCTGGAATACGCGGTCGAATTCATCGACGACGATGAACTCGTCGAAGTGACGCCGCAGTCGATTCGCTTGCGCAAGCGCTTCCTGAAGGAGCACGAGCGTCGCCGCGCGAGCCGCGAAGGCGCGGTCGACTAA
- a CDS encoding MarR family winged helix-turn-helix transcriptional regulator, whose amino-acid sequence MSDSSTQPPVSPLSSYQMNDSVGYLMSRVKSVMTNLVTQRTQEELGITGTQASMLFMIAVGKCSTAAELAREYGIDASAVTRLLDRVEKRGLLSRVRSIEDRRVVRLELTDEGRALAERLPPIFRSVLDQVLDGFTPEEVGFLKSMLRRILSNYCETAGGSIA is encoded by the coding sequence ATGTCGGATTCTTCTACCCAACCGCCCGTTTCGCCGCTGTCTTCGTATCAGATGAACGACAGCGTCGGCTATCTGATGTCGCGCGTGAAGTCGGTGATGACCAACCTCGTCACGCAACGCACGCAGGAAGAACTCGGCATCACGGGCACGCAGGCAAGCATGCTGTTCATGATCGCGGTCGGCAAGTGCTCGACGGCCGCCGAGCTCGCGCGCGAATACGGGATCGACGCGAGCGCGGTCACGCGCCTGCTCGACCGGGTCGAGAAACGCGGCCTGCTGTCCCGCGTGCGCAGCATCGAGGATCGTCGCGTCGTCCGCCTCGAACTGACCGACGAAGGCCGCGCGCTTGCCGAACGGCTGCCGCCCATTTTCCGCAGCGTGCTCGACCAGGTGCTGGACGGGTTTACGCCGGAAGAAGTCGGGTTCCTGAAGAGCATGCTGCGCCGCATTCTCAGCAACTATTGCGAGACGGCCGGCGGTAGCATCGCGTAA
- the zapE gene encoding cell division protein ZapE — translation MNVTEYYTRELTTRGYQSDPAQRAAVDRLQQCFDEWVEYKARRSNAFKKLINHPDLPRGVYMWGGVGRGKSFLMDSFYAVVPVQRKTRLHFHEFMREVHRELEELKGQADPLDELARRIAKRYRLICFDEFHVSDIADAMILYRLLDRLFNNGVQFVMTSNYDPDDLYPDGLHRDRMLPAIALIKDRLDVLNVDAGVDYRQRTLAQVKMYHTPLGADADRELRHAFGKLAAVPDESPILHIEKRELKALRKADGVVWFDFATLCGGPRSQNDYLELASRFHAIVLSEVPQMSPRMASEARRFTWLIDVLYDHKVKLLMSAAVPAEQLYVEGPMANEFARTVSRIVEMQSKEYLETPRRIVDTSLT, via the coding sequence ATGAACGTCACCGAATACTACACGCGCGAACTGACCACGCGCGGCTATCAGTCCGATCCCGCGCAGCGCGCGGCCGTCGATCGCCTGCAGCAATGTTTCGACGAGTGGGTCGAGTACAAGGCGCGCCGCTCGAACGCATTCAAGAAGCTCATCAATCATCCCGACCTCCCGCGCGGCGTCTACATGTGGGGCGGCGTCGGTCGCGGCAAGAGCTTCCTGATGGACAGCTTCTATGCGGTCGTACCCGTGCAGCGCAAGACGCGCCTGCATTTCCACGAGTTCATGCGCGAAGTACATCGCGAACTCGAGGAACTGAAAGGGCAGGCCGATCCGCTCGACGAACTCGCGCGGCGCATTGCGAAGCGCTACCGGCTGATCTGCTTCGACGAATTCCACGTGTCGGACATTGCGGACGCGATGATCCTGTACCGTCTGCTCGACCGCCTGTTCAACAACGGCGTGCAGTTCGTGATGACGTCCAACTACGATCCCGACGATCTGTATCCCGATGGCCTGCATCGCGACCGCATGCTGCCGGCGATCGCGCTGATCAAGGACAGGCTCGACGTGCTGAACGTCGACGCGGGCGTCGATTATCGCCAGCGCACGCTCGCGCAGGTGAAGATGTATCACACGCCGCTCGGCGCGGACGCCGATCGCGAACTGCGCCATGCGTTCGGCAAGCTCGCGGCGGTACCCGACGAAAGCCCGATCCTGCATATCGAGAAGCGCGAGTTGAAGGCGCTGCGCAAGGCGGACGGTGTCGTCTGGTTCGACTTCGCGACGCTGTGCGGCGGTCCGCGTTCGCAGAACGACTACCTCGAACTGGCGAGCCGCTTCCATGCGATCGTGCTGTCCGAGGTGCCGCAGATGTCGCCACGGATGGCTTCCGAGGCGCGCCGCTTCACGTGGCTCATCGACGTGCTGTACGACCACAAGGTCAAGCTGCTGATGTCGGCAGCAGTGCCGGCGGAGCAGTTGTACGTCGAAGGCCCGATGGCCAACGAATTCGCGCGCACGGTGTCACGAATCGTCGAGATGCAGTCGAAGGAGTATCTCGAAACGCCGCGTCGCATCGTCGATACGTCGCTGACCTGA